In one Scomber japonicus isolate fScoJap1 chromosome 6, fScoJap1.pri, whole genome shotgun sequence genomic region, the following are encoded:
- the LOC128359806 gene encoding lysophosphatidic acid receptor 6-like, producing MNNSVDTSGPQLGYAVVFGSVMVLGLPLNAVALWILLRRHSLKSPSAVFMVNLAISDLLLVISLPMRVYFYATGTWPLSFTACIWITMLFINNIRSSSIFITFISIDRLLAVVYPLRTRHLRTTSNAWKSAVLIWIFVIVANIPERIIFSSTHTNNNNNTCFEFHRQQQALTVLEYIQPALVFILLTINIVSTALVSWTLRRHLTDSAKVNKKMNVMLIFAMNLVMFTICFVPVSIGVIIWTPEFPYLIWLASVNCCLDPLLYYFSLDSFWKKKEDADSSPEQNLGTSTPRDHQLTTL from the coding sequence ATGAACAACAGTGTGGATACAAGCGGGCCACAGCTGGGTTACGCTGTGGTCTTTGGATCTGTTATGGTGCTGGGTTTGCCTCTCAATGCTGTGGCACTGTGGATTCTGCTTCGCCGCCACAGCCTCAAATCCCCCAGTGCTGTTTTCATGGTCAACCTGGCCATCTCAGACCTGCTGCTGGTCATCTCCCTGCCCATGAGGGTCTACTTTTATGCCACAGGTACCTGGCCTCTGAGCTTCACTGCATGCATCTGGATTACAATGCTCTTCATCAACAACATCCGCTCAAGCTccatcttcatcaccttcatcagtATAGATCGGCTGCTGGCTGTAGTTTATCCTCTGAGGACACGCCATCTGAGAACCACTTCCAACGCCTGGAAATCTGCTGTGCTCATTTGGATTTTTGTGATTGTGGCGAACATACCAGAGAgaattattttttcttcaacacacacaaataataataataatacctgtTTTGAATTTCACCGCCAGCAGCAGGCTTTAACAGTACTGGAATACATTCAGCCTGCTTTAGTGTTTATTCTGCTGACCATCAACATTGTGTCCACCGCTTTGGTGTCTTGGACTCTACGCAGACATCTCACTGACTCTGCAAAGGTCAACAAGAAGATGAATGTCATGCTGATTTTTGCCATGAACTTGGTAATGTTCACCATATGTTTCGTGCCTGTGTCGATTGGTGTTATAATTTGGACACCAGAATTTCCGTATTTGATATGGCTTGCTAGTGTGAACTGCTGTCTGGATCCACTGTTGTACTACTTTTCTTTGGATTCCTtctggaagaaaaaagaggatgCGGATTCTAGTCCTGAACAAAATTTGGGTACCAGCACTCCCAGAGATCACCAATTAACTACTCTTTGA